GCGGAGTCCTGGGCCGGCGTCTGGGAATGGAGCGCGCTCAGCGGCGCGGCCGCGAAAGCCGCCGCCAGTCCACCGGCGGCAAGGAGTGTTCGTGTGAGCATGGCAGCTTCCCTTCCTGTGGCTCGGGCTCGAAGGCTGGTCGGATACCCCCAGACACTACGCCCCGAGCGCTGCGCGGGATGTGAGCCCAGGCACCAGCTACGCGGGAGCCCCGGCACGAGTACTTGGCGCCCCGTCGAGGCCCTTCCGGCCGGTGGGAGCCGGGAGCGACACTGCTCGGGGGTGATCGCGAAGGGGGTGGGCTAATCTCGAAACGAGTGACGACTCACCGCACTGCCCTGCATCCTTGCCCCTGGCGTCCCGAGGCAGCTCGGCCCACGCCGTGTCCCGGACGGGGCAAGGGCGTCTACGTCGGGATCCTGGATACGGGCCTGCTCTATACCTGGCCGCAGTTTTTCCCGGCGGTGCGCATCGCGACCCAGTACGCCACGTCGTTCGTCGGCGGCGGCGCGCGGGGCAGCGAGAATTCCCGTCACGGCTGCAGCTTCGATGACTCGATCACTGCGGCCGGCCTGCTCTACTTCGCGCAGCTCGAGGATGGCCCGCTCGCGAACGCGCCGCCGGTGGTGAATAACAGTTGGGGGCGGCGGCGCACGTGACCGGCACTGTCGGGTTGATGCTGGAGATGGAATCCGGCGCTCACCGAGAGCCAGGCGGAGGCCGCGCTCGAGAGCTCGGCCATACCGCTGGGTGCGGGGTGCCGCTCGGTCATCCTCGTCCCGGGAAGCACGACGACGCAGCAGATCTGCTGGGGCGCCAACGCGACCGGCGCGGGAATGCTCGACGCCCCCGCGGCGGTGGCAGCGACGCCGTAGGGCGCAGGAGATGAAATAAATGCAGGAGATGAACTGAACAGGAAAAGCGCCGCGCCGGATTACCCCGATGCGGCGCTTTCAGTTGGGCGACCGGCCCCAAATCGAGGATCAGCGCAACGCCGTCGCGGCTCCGCCGGAGGAGTCCTGTGGCTGCCCGCTGGCCAGAGAGTCATCGGGCGGCTCTCCCGGCCCATGGACGTGTCCCCGCCGGTGGGAAATAGTGCTCGTCAGTATGCCGGCAGGCAGCGCCGAGTATCCCGAATTGCCCGGAAGCGAAACGGCGGCGGCGGTACGATCGTAGGCACGGCCGGTCGCCCTACCTATCAGGCCAAGAATCGCCACCAGGCACACGCCTATGACCGCGACGATCGTCGCATACTCTACGAGAGCCTGCCCCCGCTGACTGCGGAGGGATGACGGGCGCGCCTCGACCACGGGTCACTCCGGCGGCGTTCGCAAAGCTCGACATGGCTCAAAGGGGGACCTGCAGGACCCACCGGCAAGTTGCAGCTATCGTGCCTTGTGAGTGCAGTGGGTTTGCTTCTGCAGAAGTCGGGGCCCATCCTGGGCTTAGCTGACGCACATCCGGATTCCGTGACCGGTCTCCAGCCTCAGGAGGGGCGCGGATTGCAACTCGACGGTCGTTTCGCCGGCGCACTCATACGCTGGTCGCACACGATCGCTGGACTAGCCGGCGGCTGTCCTACACTCCATCTTGTGAGCACCGCCAGCCGATCAGCCAGCCCCGGCGGACGATTCACGCCATCCCATCGCCCGTGTCCTCGGGCCCCGTCACGCCAGGAGTGCCGCCATGACGAAGTGGCTCGCCTATGCCGCGCTGGTCACTCTTGGCTTCGTCACGGCCGCGTCGTCGCGGCCCCCGGCCGCAGCTCGTATCGCTCCCAACGACAACCGACGATCCGGCGGTACCCTCGAGCACGGTATCCTGACGATCGCGCTCGAGGCGCGATCCGGTTCCTGGCGGCCGGAGGGTGATAGCGGGCGCGCGCTCGACGTCGCGGCCTTCGGCGAAGCGGGAAAGCCACTGTCCACCCCGGGCCCCGTCATCCGCGTCCGCACGGGCACGGAGATCCACGCCACCGTCCGGAACCGGCTCGATCGGCCGCTGACCCTCTATGGTTTCGGCAGGGTTCACGGGCAGGCGGACTCGGTGACCATCCCCGTGGGGGGCACGGCGCGGCTGCGGTTCAAGGCAACCGCCCCGGGCACCTACTACTACTACGCAAAGCGCGGCGTGGCTCCGGCCGGCCTCCGGCTGGTCGAGGACATGCAGCTCCACGGGGTCATTGTCGTCGATCCGCCGAACGCGCCACGCACCCCGGACGACCGCGTTTTCGCGATCTCGTGGTGGTGCGCGGTGGCCCCGGCGAGCCCGTCCGGGTTGAGCCGGTGCACCATGGCCATCAACGGGCTGTCCTGGCCGCACACGGAGCGGCTGGACTATACCCAGGGCGACTCGGTGCACTGGCGGGTGGTCAACTTCACCGAGATCGACCACCCCATGCACCTCCACGGCTTCTACTTCCGGATCGAGTCGAAAGGCAACGGGCTGACGGATTCGCTCTACACCCCCGAACAGCGGCGAATGGGAGTGACCGAGGTCCTGCAGCCATTCGGCACGATGTCGCTATCCTGGGCAGCGGATCGGCCGGGAAACTGGATCTATCATTGCCACTACGCCACGCACCTCTCGAAGCTCGTCGAGCTGGACACCGAAAACGGTGTCCTGGACGCGGACATGCTGAACCATCACATGTCCGACCGTCCGCATCAGATGTTCGGCCTCGTGATGGGGATCAGCATCGCGCCGAAGGGGGCGAGCGTGGTATCGACGGAGACCCCGCGGGCACTGCGTCTCGTCCAGCGCGAGCGGGCGAACGTCTACGGCTCGCAGGCCGGGATGTCGTACGTCCTGGACGGCACACCAGACGGGGCGGATAGCACGGCACTTCCGGTACCGGGGCCGATGCTCCTGCTCGAGCGGGGGAAGCGCGTGGCGGTCACGATCGTCAACCAGTCCATGGAGCCGGCCGCCGTCCACTGGCACGGCATCGAGCTGGAGAGCTATCCCGACGGCGTCCCGGGATGGAGCGGATCCGGGAGGTCGATCCTGCCGGCCATCGCCCCGGGCGACTCGCTTACGGTCCGCTGGACGCCGCCGCGCGCCGGCTCGTTCATGTACCACACGCACTTCAACGAATCGATGCAGATGGGTAGCGGCCTGTACGGTCCGATCATCGTGGTAGATCCCGGAGAGCGGTTCGACCCGGAGACGGACAAGGTCCTGTTCTTCGGCACCGCCGGGTCGGGCACGAATCCGGTCTTCGGCCCCTTCCCGAGGTTCGTAATGAACGGGAAGACGCAGCCCGAAGCCATGAACCTCCAGGCGGGCACCCGATACCGCTTGCGGCTGTTCAATCTCGCGGGCGATTCGCCGCTTCAGGTCTCCCTCCAGTCCGGTGATTCCCCCATCAGTTGGCGCCCGGTGGCAAAGGACGGATATCCGCTGCCGCCCTCGCAGACGGCTCCGCGTGCCGCGGTTCTCGTATTCGACCCGGGCGAGATTTACGACTTCGAGTACACGCCGGCCACCGCGGAGGAGCTGACGCTCAGGTTCGGACCGGTGCCGCCGTCGCCGGCTGCGGCTCCGCAGGCCGCTGGCGCTCCCTCGCCGGCGGATACGCTACCAGCGCCGGGCGCGCCACCCGGACCGCCGCCGACGGTGCGCGTGGCGATTCACGTGCGGTAAGTGCGCCGGACGGTCCGAGGCCGGAGGTCCGGCACTACGACGCTCGTCAGACCCGCGCGATCATCGCTACGCCGACGACCACGATCGCGACGCCCGTCACCCGCGCCACTCGGAACGGGGCTGGCGCCAGCCGCTCGGCGGTAATCGCGAGCGTCACTGCGGTCATGGTGACCGGCTCCATCATCCCCATCGCGAGCAACGCCAGCATCAGGCTGCCGCAGCAGAGGCTGCACCGCACGCCCAGCCTGAGACCATGCCGCCACGCGTCCAGTGCGCCGGGACCGGGTGGAGAGCCGCACCCTGACCTTTGACGGCAGAGCGCCAACTGCCGCGCCTTCCACGAGGTGAGCTGGACGCCGCCCGCCACGAGCAGTGCCACGCCCGCCGCGACCGGCAGCCACTGCGCCACCATCGCCCAGCGCGTCTCGAACGCGCTGACAGCGGCCTGGGCGGCGCAGGCGATGGCACCGCATACGGTCCAGATGATGAAGTAGCCCACACTGACCAGCGCCGTCAGCCCGTGCAGATGGAGCCCTCCCGCGCCGCGCACGGACCGGCGATACCGCGACAACATCGGGATCAGGGATGGCAGCATCATCGGCACCATCATCGCCGTCCACATGCCCAGGAACCAGGCCCAGGCTGCGGACCAGGTCTGCTGCGGCGTGGTCATCCCCGGCATCGGTCAGTCCTCGTACCGATCGTGGCGTCGCACCCAGGACGGACCGCGATCGCCCTCGTCTCGTCCCTTCGGCGTCAGGTCGATGTAGTTGTAGGCACCGTTCAGCAGATCGAGTCCGCGAGAGTAGGTCGAGTAGGTGTGATAGATGTCGCCGTTCTGATCCCTGCAGAACACGCTGATGCCGGGCATGTCCTCGCCCACTCTGGGGCCCGTGCCGTAGTTGTAGTACGCCCTGCCGCTCTTGGCCGCGTCCGGGTCGAACGACGCCTGGAACTCGTAGTTGAAGTCGCCCGCGCCGGCGGAGACCCACTTGAAGCTCCAGCCCATCCGCTTCCTGTACGCCTCGAGCTTCGCGAACGGCGCCCGCGAGATTGCGAGGAAGGTGATATCGCGGTGCGCCAGATGGATGTCGATTCCCTCGAAGTTGTCGGCCCAGAACGAGCAGCCGGGGCACCCTTCGTCCCACGCCGGATTGAACATGAAGTGGTACACGATCAGTTGGCTCCGACCTTCGAACAGCTCGGCCAGCGTCTGCTCGCCGCGCGGGCCACTGAAAATGTACGTCTTGGTGACCTTCTCCCACGGCAGCTCGCGGCGTTCCCGGCTGAGCTCGTCCCGGAGCCGGGTGAATTCCTTCTCCCTGGCCATGAAAGCCACGCGCTCGGTGAGCCACTGCTCGTGCGAGACCACGCGGGGGCTCTGGATAGGGGTGACCTGGGTTGCCATACCGTTCCTCCTTGGGGTTGCGGGACTGGCGCCAGCTCGGCCAGGTCCCTAATGTTCTACCGCCCGGTTGATTATATTATTCAACCGGTCGGTTGAGCACAAGCCCCCCGAACTTCGGCCTGGCCTATGTTGGACTTAGTCTATGACGCTATTGCAGATCCGACCCGTCGCGCGATCCTGGAGATCCTGGCGGAGGGAGATGCCAACGTCGGGAGCCTGGCCGAGCGGTTCCCCATTTCCCTCAATGGAGTCTCCAAGCACGTGAAGGTCCTGGAGCGGGCCGGCCTGGTCCAGCGCACCATCCAGGGCCGAGAGCACCGGCTTCGGCTCAATGCGGAGCCACTCCGCGATGCGTCGCTCTGGCTGGAGCACTACCGCACCTTCTGGGAGAGCCGGCTGGCCGCGTTGGAGGCCTTCCTCGTGAAGCAGGAACGCGGCGCCGGGCCCGACAAGGCAGAACAACCTCCGGAGAACGGTCGATGAGCGTGACGGACGACGCGGAACCGGTGCTGGTGGTCCGGCGGGAGATGGCGGTCCCGCGGGAGCGTGTATTCGAGGCGTGGCTCGATTCGGAAAGCCTGGCGCACTGGATGGCACCGAAGTCGTTCGGCTTCACCCACGCTACGGTCACCGTCGATCCTCG
This window of the Gemmatimonadales bacterium genome carries:
- a CDS encoding multicopper oxidase domain-containing protein, encoding MTKWLAYAALVTLGFVTAASSRPPAAARIAPNDNRRSGGTLEHGILTIALEARSGSWRPEGDSGRALDVAAFGEAGKPLSTPGPVIRVRTGTEIHATVRNRLDRPLTLYGFGRVHGQADSVTIPVGGTARLRFKATAPGTYYYYAKRGVAPAGLRLVEDMQLHGVIVVDPPNAPRTPDDRVFAISWWCAVAPASPSGLSRCTMAINGLSWPHTERLDYTQGDSVHWRVVNFTEIDHPMHLHGFYFRIESKGNGLTDSLYTPEQRRMGVTEVLQPFGTMSLSWAADRPGNWIYHCHYATHLSKLVELDTENGVLDADMLNHHMSDRPHQMFGLVMGISIAPKGASVVSTETPRALRLVQRERANVYGSQAGMSYVLDGTPDGADSTALPVPGPMLLLERGKRVAVTIVNQSMEPAAVHWHGIELESYPDGVPGWSGSGRSILPAIAPGDSLTVRWTPPRAGSFMYHTHFNESMQMGSGLYGPIIVVDPGERFDPETDKVLFFGTAGSGTNPVFGPFPRFVMNGKTQPEAMNLQAGTRYRLRLFNLAGDSPLQVSLQSGDSPISWRPVAKDGYPLPPSQTAPRAAVLVFDPGEIYDFEYTPATAEELTLRFGPVPPSPAAAPQAAGAPSPADTLPAPGAPPGPPPTVRVAIHVR
- a CDS encoding DUF2182 domain-containing protein, whose amino-acid sequence is MTTPQQTWSAAWAWFLGMWTAMMVPMMLPSLIPMLSRYRRSVRGAGGLHLHGLTALVSVGYFIIWTVCGAIACAAQAAVSAFETRWAMVAQWLPVAAGVALLVAGGVQLTSWKARQLALCRQRSGCGSPPGPGALDAWRHGLRLGVRCSLCCGSLMLALLAMGMMEPVTMTAVTLAITAERLAPAPFRVARVTGVAIVVVGVAMIARV
- a CDS encoding thioredoxin family protein, producing MATQVTPIQSPRVVSHEQWLTERVAFMAREKEFTRLRDELSRERRELPWEKVTKTYIFSGPRGEQTLAELFEGRSQLIVYHFMFNPAWDEGCPGCSFWADNFEGIDIHLAHRDITFLAISRAPFAKLEAYRKRMGWSFKWVSAGAGDFNYEFQASFDPDAAKSGRAYYNYGTGPRVGEDMPGISVFCRDQNGDIYHTYSTYSRGLDLLNGAYNYIDLTPKGRDEGDRGPSWVRRHDRYED
- a CDS encoding metalloregulator ArsR/SmtB family transcription factor; translation: MLDLVYDAIADPTRRAILEILAEGDANVGSLAERFPISLNGVSKHVKVLERAGLVQRTIQGREHRLRLNAEPLRDASLWLEHYRTFWESRLAALEAFLVKQERGAGPDKAEQPPENGR